The following coding sequences are from one Gopherus flavomarginatus isolate rGopFla2 chromosome 23, rGopFla2.mat.asm, whole genome shotgun sequence window:
- the LOC127039740 gene encoding zinc finger protein 3-like, producing the protein MEQNSQQEDAQQVESHGGLLQGSQGNVSRHHVQGKACESRHRPERQQESQPGEEVGKSPNCQETQNNFKETTAQQRIPTGERPYKCAECGKTFSLSSNLIKHQRIHTGERPYECGECGKTFTHSSHLTRHQRMHTGERPYECCECGKTFRQSSNLIKHQRIHTGERPYECCECRKTFTRRSNLNAHQRIHKDARPYECFIWENLHTELTPYYT; encoded by the exons atggagcagaattctcagcaggaagaTGCTCAGCAAGTGGAATCACATGGGGGGTTACTGCAAGGATCCCAAGGGAATGTATCCAGGCATCATGTGCAGGGAAAAGCCTGTGAGAGTCGGCATAGGCCAGAGAGACAGCAGGAAAGCCAACCAGGGGAGGAAGTGGGTAAATCCCCTAATTGTCAGGAAACTCAGAACAACTTCAAGGAAACCACAGCCCAGCAGAGAATCCCaacgggagagagaccctataaatgcgcTGAGTGCGGGAAGACCTTCAGTTTGAGTTCAAACCTTATTAAACATCAGAGGATCCATACAGGAGAGCGCCCCTATGAATGCggcgagtgcgggaaaaccttcactcacagCTCACACCTAACTAGACATCAGAGAATGCACACTGGAgaaagaccctatgaatgctgtgaatgCGGGAAAACCTTCCG TCAGAGCTCGAACCTTATTAAACACCAGAGGATCCACaccggagagagaccctatgagtGCTGTGAGTGCAGGAAGACCTTCACGCGGAGATCAAACCTCAatgcacatcagagaatccacaaagATGCAAGACCCTATGAATGTTTTATATGGGAAAACCTCCACACTGAACTCACACCTTATTACACATGA